Proteins from a genomic interval of Chryseobacterium indologenes:
- the fumC gene encoding class II fumarate hydratase, which produces MNYRIEKDTMGEVQVPADKLWGAQTERSRNNFKIGPEGSMPHEIIEAFAYLKKAAAYTNTDLGVLPAEKRDMISKVCDEILDGKLNDQFPLVIWQTGSGTQSNMNVNEVISNRAHVNNGGTLGEKSEIHPNDDVNKSQSSNDTYPTAMHIAAYKKVVEITIPAVEKLKNTLAEKSKAFKDVVKIGRTHLMDATPLTLGQEFSGYVAQLEFGLRALKNTLPHLSELALGGTAVGTGLNTPNGYDVKVAEYIARFTNLPLITAENKFEALAAHDAIVESHGALKQLAVSLFKIAQDIRLLASGPRSGIGEIHIPENEPGSSIMPGKVNPTQNEAMTMVCAQVLGNDTTISFAGTQGNYELNVFKPVMAYNFLQSAQLIADACISFNDHCAVGIEPNYERIKELVDKSLMLVTALNTHIGYENAAKIAKTAHKNGTTLKEEAVNLGLLTAEQFDEWVKPEDMVGSLK; this is translated from the coding sequence ATGAATTACAGAATAGAAAAAGACACCATGGGTGAGGTTCAGGTACCTGCAGATAAGCTTTGGGGCGCACAGACAGAGCGTTCAAGAAACAATTTCAAAATAGGACCGGAAGGTTCCATGCCGCACGAAATTATAGAAGCATTTGCGTATCTGAAAAAAGCGGCAGCTTATACCAACACTGACCTCGGGGTGCTTCCTGCAGAAAAAAGAGATATGATTTCTAAAGTTTGTGATGAGATTCTGGATGGAAAACTCAACGACCAGTTTCCTCTGGTAATCTGGCAGACAGGATCCGGGACTCAGTCGAATATGAATGTAAATGAAGTGATTTCCAACAGAGCTCATGTGAATAACGGAGGAACGTTAGGAGAGAAATCTGAAATACATCCAAATGATGATGTCAATAAATCTCAGTCATCTAATGACACTTATCCAACAGCTATGCATATTGCAGCTTATAAAAAGGTAGTTGAAATAACAATTCCGGCTGTGGAGAAGCTAAAAAATACTCTGGCTGAAAAATCAAAAGCGTTCAAGGACGTTGTAAAAATAGGACGTACACACCTGATGGATGCAACTCCATTAACTCTCGGACAGGAATTTTCAGGATATGTAGCTCAACTGGAATTCGGTTTGAGGGCTTTAAAAAACACTTTACCTCATCTTTCTGAGCTTGCTTTAGGAGGAACTGCCGTAGGAACAGGACTCAATACGCCAAATGGCTATGATGTAAAAGTAGCAGAGTATATTGCCAGATTTACCAATCTTCCGCTCATTACTGCAGAAAATAAATTTGAAGCTTTGGCTGCTCATGATGCTATCGTTGAAAGCCACGGTGCATTGAAGCAACTTGCCGTTTCTCTATTCAAAATCGCACAGGATATTAGACTCCTGGCCTCAGGACCGCGTTCCGGGATCGGAGAGATCCACATTCCTGAAAATGAACCGGGATCTTCTATTATGCCGGGAAAGGTAAATCCTACTCAGAATGAAGCGATGACGATGGTTTGTGCCCAGGTTTTAGGAAATGATACCACCATCTCTTTTGCAGGAACGCAAGGAAATTATGAACTGAATGTTTTCAAGCCGGTAATGGCGTACAATTTCCTTCAGTCTGCACAACTTATAGCTGATGCGTGTATTTCGTTCAATGATCATTGTGCTGTGGGTATTGAGCCGAACTACGAAAGAATTAAAGAACTGGTTGACAAATCCTTAATGCTTGTAACGGCATTAAATACCCATATCGGATATGAAAACGCTGCAAAAATTGCAAAAACAGCCCATAAGAATGGAACCACTTTGAAGGAAGAAGCCGTTAATCTTGGATTATTAACCGCTGAGCAGTTTGATGAATGGGTAAAACCTGAAGATATGGTGGGAAGTCTGAAATGA
- a CDS encoding T9SS type A sorting domain-containing protein, with protein MLTLSPNPTTGLITFGGNISLEDTEVFVSNTFGTEVFRTRLTSKIIELPQTLPDGVYILNLQTKDKKTFTRKVFLRR; from the coding sequence ATTCTAACCTTATCTCCTAACCCAACTACCGGACTGATAACCTTCGGAGGAAATATTTCTTTAGAAGATACTGAAGTTTTTGTGAGTAATACTTTCGGAACAGAAGTATTCCGCACCAGGTTAACATCAAAAATTATAGAATTACCTCAAACATTGCCTGATGGAGTGTACATCCTTAATCTTCAAACTAAAGATAAAAAAACATTTACCCGAAAAGTCTTTCTGAGAAGGTAA
- a CDS encoding ABC transporter ATP-binding protein — MINIHNLSKTYGAATVLSIDHLEIANGETFGLVGNNGAGKTTLFSLMLDLIQATTGSVSIDGIEVNKSEVWKNKVSAFVDDSFLIGYLTPEEYFYFIGELRGQNKASVDEFLKPFHDFFNGEILKSGKYVRDLSKGNQKKVGIVGAIIGNPEIIILDEPFANLDPSTQIKLKNLIKELSKQDGVTFLISSHDLSHTTEVCNRIVVVNKGRLVKDIQTNPETLQELESYFSEQVSSTQE, encoded by the coding sequence ATGATCAATATCCATAATTTATCCAAAACATACGGAGCTGCAACTGTTCTTAGTATCGATCACCTTGAAATTGCAAATGGTGAAACATTTGGCCTGGTAGGAAATAACGGGGCCGGTAAAACAACACTTTTCAGTTTAATGTTGGACCTGATTCAGGCTACTACCGGTTCAGTGAGTATTGACGGAATTGAAGTAAATAAATCAGAAGTTTGGAAAAATAAAGTCTCAGCTTTTGTAGATGACTCTTTCCTGATAGGATATCTCACTCCGGAAGAATATTTTTATTTTATCGGCGAACTAAGGGGACAGAATAAAGCGTCTGTTGATGAATTTCTAAAACCTTTTCATGATTTTTTTAATGGAGAAATCTTAAAATCAGGGAAGTACGTTCGCGACTTATCTAAAGGAAACCAGAAGAAAGTGGGAATTGTAGGTGCCATTATTGGCAACCCGGAAATTATTATCCTTGATGAGCCTTTTGCCAATCTGGATCCGTCTACGCAGATCAAACTTAAAAATTTAATCAAAGAATTGTCTAAGCAGGACGGCGTTACCTTTCTTATTTCAAGCCACGACTTGTCACATACTACGGAAGTCTGCAACAGGATTGTAGTAGTAAATAAAGGCAGGCTGGTAAAAGATATTCAGACCAATCCTGAAACCTTACAAGAACTTGAAAGTTACTTTTCAGAGCAGGTTTCATCCACGCAGGAGTGA
- a CDS encoding DUF4835 family protein, which translates to MKKIISLFFLFFIYTSGFSQELLATVQVNSQQLGGSNQQAYKALEKSLRDFINNTSWTGKKLQNFEKIKCGFALVIAGKDGNRYQGSIVIQAVRPVFNTTYESPLLNLQDQRLSFEYVENENLIFNERQFSGKNLTDIISFYVYMILGYDADSFQAMGGTQWFTKAQQIAQNSQNRNYDGWNTINEPRSRSILINEIMNPNWNQLRSTMYTYHRAGLDNLFNQDQTPAKKVIFDALMQLKMYENTFQQSYFFNLFMDGKSDEIFNIFNSGNNGGIILNDLKQTMIILSPKNIDNKWNKWKV; encoded by the coding sequence ATGAAAAAAATTATCAGTTTATTTTTTCTGTTTTTCATCTATACCTCCGGGTTTTCCCAGGAATTGTTGGCGACCGTTCAGGTCAATTCCCAGCAGTTGGGTGGAAGTAACCAGCAGGCCTATAAAGCATTGGAAAAAAGTCTCAGAGACTTTATCAATAATACCAGCTGGACAGGGAAGAAGCTTCAGAATTTTGAAAAAATCAAATGTGGCTTTGCCCTTGTTATTGCCGGTAAAGATGGTAACAGGTATCAGGGCTCAATTGTGATTCAGGCCGTGCGTCCTGTTTTCAATACCACGTATGAATCTCCTTTGCTTAACCTTCAGGATCAGAGACTGTCTTTTGAATATGTTGAAAACGAGAACCTTATTTTTAACGAAAGGCAGTTTTCCGGTAAAAACCTTACCGATATTATCAGTTTCTATGTCTATATGATCTTAGGATATGATGCAGACAGCTTTCAGGCTATGGGAGGAACGCAATGGTTTACAAAAGCCCAGCAGATCGCCCAGAACTCCCAAAATAGAAACTATGATGGCTGGAACACCATCAATGAACCAAGAAGCCGTTCGATACTGATAAATGAAATCATGAATCCGAACTGGAACCAGCTGCGTTCTACCATGTATACCTATCACAGGGCAGGATTGGATAATCTCTTCAATCAGGATCAGACTCCAGCAAAGAAAGTGATTTTTGATGCACTGATGCAGCTGAAAATGTACGAAAACACATTCCAGCAGAGTTATTTTTTCAATCTGTTTATGGATGGTAAAAGCGATGAAATCTTTAATATTTTCAACTCCGGAAATAACGGAGGAATTATCCTGAACGATTTAAAGCAAACAATGATTATCCTTTCCCCGAAAAATATTGACAATAAGTGGAATAAATGGAAAGTGTAG
- the coaBC gene encoding bifunctional phosphopantothenoylcysteine decarboxylase/phosphopantothenate--cysteine ligase CoaBC, whose protein sequence is MSVSGKKILIAVSGGIAAYKIHFLIRDFVKKGADVQVIMTPDAEQFVTKLSLSTLSRKPVYSDFYGDNGTWNSHVELALWADVMIVAPCTANTLSKMIHGMCDNLVIATYMSAKCPIFIAPAMDLDMYAHPSTKKNLELAESFGHIIIPAENGELASGLVGQGRMAEPATICNSIESFFTESTLSKNLVGKTVLITAGPTYEALDPVRFIGNHSSGKMGYSLAEEASKRGARVILISGPSSQNLHDKKIELHKVTSAKEMMAKVFEFYDGIDIGIASAAVADYAPKEIAKEKIKKNDENLTIELVKNPDILKTMGEKKTHQFLVGFALETQNEEENAKGKLEKKNLDMIVLNSLRDEGAGFKNDTNKIKIFTKTEKKEFNLKSKEDVAKDILNFVESQLLK, encoded by the coding sequence ATGAGTGTTTCCGGTAAAAAAATACTGATCGCCGTTTCAGGAGGAATTGCGGCTTATAAAATTCATTTCCTGATAAGGGATTTTGTGAAAAAAGGAGCCGACGTACAGGTGATTATGACACCTGATGCAGAACAATTTGTAACAAAGCTAAGTTTGTCTACATTATCCAGAAAACCGGTCTATTCAGATTTTTATGGAGATAACGGAACCTGGAACAGTCATGTTGAATTGGCACTTTGGGCCGATGTTATGATTGTTGCTCCCTGTACTGCCAATACGTTATCTAAAATGATTCACGGTATGTGTGATAACCTGGTCATTGCGACGTATATGTCTGCCAAGTGCCCGATATTTATTGCTCCTGCAATGGATCTCGATATGTATGCACACCCTTCCACAAAGAAAAACCTTGAGCTTGCAGAAAGTTTCGGGCATATCATTATTCCTGCAGAAAACGGAGAGTTGGCAAGCGGGCTTGTAGGACAGGGAAGAATGGCGGAACCGGCAACAATTTGTAACAGCATTGAAAGTTTTTTCACCGAAAGTACTCTCAGTAAAAACCTTGTAGGTAAAACGGTTTTAATTACTGCCGGACCTACTTACGAAGCCCTTGATCCGGTAAGGTTCATTGGAAATCATTCTTCGGGGAAAATGGGCTATTCTCTTGCTGAAGAAGCATCAAAAAGAGGGGCGAGAGTCATTCTGATCTCAGGACCCAGTTCCCAAAATCTTCATGATAAAAAGATTGAACTGCATAAAGTGACTTCTGCTAAAGAAATGATGGCAAAAGTATTTGAATTTTATGACGGAATCGATATCGGGATTGCCAGTGCTGCGGTCGCAGATTATGCCCCGAAAGAAATAGCAAAGGAAAAAATCAAGAAAAATGATGAAAACCTTACCATCGAACTGGTTAAAAATCCGGATATCCTTAAAACAATGGGTGAAAAGAAAACCCACCAGTTTTTGGTTGGTTTTGCCCTGGAAACCCAAAATGAAGAGGAAAATGCCAAAGGAAAACTGGAAAAGAAAAACCTGGATATGATTGTTTTAAATTCCCTGCGTGATGAGGGAGCTGGTTTTAAGAACGATACCAACAAAATCAAAATATTTACGAAAACGGAGAAGAAAGAATTTAATCTGAAATCAAAAGAAGATGTAGCTAAAGATATTCTCAATTTTGTAGAATCTCAACTTTTAAAATAA
- a CDS encoding DNA-directed RNA polymerase subunit omega gives MSVKDTKAEVNTITYDKDKIEDKVGSIYEAIVIMGKRAEQINAEIRTELHNKLDEFAVHNSTLEEVFENREQIEISKHYEKLPKPTSIAIEEWLNEDIYFRKTEDRK, from the coding sequence ATGAGTGTAAAAGATACAAAAGCAGAAGTAAATACCATTACTTACGACAAGGATAAGATTGAAGATAAAGTAGGTTCTATCTATGAGGCTATTGTTATCATGGGAAAGAGAGCAGAGCAGATCAATGCGGAGATCCGTACGGAACTTCACAACAAATTGGATGAATTTGCCGTTCACAATTCTACATTAGAAGAAGTTTTCGAAAACAGAGAACAAATTGAGATCTCTAAACATTACGAAAAACTTCCAAAGCCCACTTCAATTGCTATTGAAGAGTGGTTGAATGAAGATATCTATTTCAGAAAAACAGAAGACAGAAAATAA
- the bamD gene encoding outer membrane protein assembly factor BamD, producing MKKYILGLFAVAVVASCVSRQEKAMKSADKDFILKAANDNFAKKNWKNALALYDRLANLVAGTDDFPNVGFNTAYANYYDKSYKLAGHQFKNFAVNFPKDPRAEEAAYMSALCYYEGSMDYNLDQTSTELAINELQDFLTNYPNSERSKNITQLIDELSYKLEFKAYENGRQYFKMGEYKAASVALENVLEDFPSTKLRPKIYDYIMKARYELAVRSVYSLKDERIESALTYAKLVEKELPNTEYSKTAADLRAKLEKEKKDFVVVKKQTEARIAALTEKQKKEAAKMADKTKSEQQVKDQISNEKQAKQMQRDSAALQTPPPAATFKIQR from the coding sequence ATGAAAAAATATATTTTAGGTCTTTTTGCTGTAGCAGTGGTTGCTTCATGTGTTAGTCGCCAGGAAAAAGCAATGAAGAGTGCTGATAAAGATTTTATCTTAAAAGCGGCAAATGATAACTTTGCCAAGAAAAATTGGAAAAATGCATTGGCTCTTTACGACAGGCTTGCCAATCTTGTTGCAGGAACGGATGATTTCCCTAATGTAGGATTCAATACCGCCTATGCCAATTATTATGATAAGAGTTATAAGCTGGCAGGGCACCAATTTAAAAATTTTGCAGTCAATTTTCCAAAAGATCCCAGAGCAGAGGAGGCGGCCTATATGTCGGCACTTTGTTATTATGAAGGATCTATGGATTATAACCTGGACCAAACCAGTACAGAATTGGCTATTAACGAGCTTCAGGACTTCCTGACCAATTATCCAAACTCTGAAAGGTCTAAGAATATTACCCAGCTGATTGACGAATTGTCTTATAAATTAGAATTTAAGGCGTATGAAAATGGCCGTCAATATTTTAAAATGGGTGAGTACAAAGCAGCCAGCGTAGCTTTAGAAAACGTATTGGAGGATTTTCCAAGTACAAAACTTCGTCCGAAAATTTATGACTATATCATGAAAGCCCGTTACGAATTGGCTGTAAGATCTGTCTATAGTCTTAAGGATGAGCGTATTGAAAGTGCACTTACGTATGCTAAATTGGTAGAGAAAGAGCTTCCTAATACAGAATATTCGAAAACAGCTGCCGATTTAAGAGCAAAGCTGGAAAAAGAAAAGAAAGATTTCGTTGTCGTTAAGAAACAAACTGAAGCCAGAATTGCAGCCTTAACAGAAAAGCAAAAAAAGGAAGCTGCAAAAATGGCTGATAAGACAAAAAGTGAGCAGCAGGTTAAAGATCAGATCAGTAATGAAAAGCAGGCAAAGCAGATGCAGAGGGATAGTGCGGCACTTCAGACCCCTCCACCTGCAGCGACTTTCAAAATTCAAAGATAA
- a CDS encoding TetR/AcrR family transcriptional regulator — protein sequence MKKKFTEKQIHILDIAEELIAKKGYEGTSVRDICSKANINVAMISYYFGSKEKMMSYLYQYRVLKTRENFSEFADTIKDGKPEMQMREMIKYIVSQLFKYNYFHGFVTQELRHTENLKDELLDFYQLFVKKLDEVIKKGVASGVFTFTPKPEDILTMIIGSTLFVIRNKNFYELYVPSKNEETYTKEAEKKVRMNLLLSVFAILGYAAD from the coding sequence ATGAAAAAAAAATTTACAGAAAAACAGATTCACATACTCGATATTGCCGAAGAACTTATTGCTAAAAAAGGGTATGAAGGAACTTCTGTAAGAGATATCTGCTCAAAGGCCAATATCAACGTCGCGATGATTTCCTATTACTTTGGCTCAAAGGAAAAAATGATGTCTTACCTCTATCAGTATCGGGTACTGAAAACCAGAGAAAATTTTTCTGAATTTGCCGATACAATCAAAGATGGTAAACCGGAAATGCAGATGCGTGAGATGATCAAGTATATCGTGTCCCAATTGTTTAAATACAACTATTTCCATGGATTTGTCACCCAGGAGCTGCGTCACACAGAAAATTTAAAAGATGAGCTTTTAGATTTCTATCAGCTGTTTGTAAAAAAATTGGATGAGGTGATTAAAAAAGGAGTGGCCTCAGGAGTCTTTACCTTTACCCCAAAACCTGAAGATATCCTTACCATGATCATCGGGTCTACTTTATTTGTGATCAGGAATAAAAACTTTTATGAACTTTATGTGCCCAGTAAAAACGAAGAAACTTATACAAAAGAAGCTGAGAAAAAAGTGAGAATGAATCTTTTATTAAGTGTTTTTGCGATTTTAGGATACGCTGCAGACTAA
- a CDS encoding tRNA threonylcarbamoyladenosine dehydratase: MDKYWLERTELLVKEKGLEKLKKANVLVVGLGGVGSFAAEFLARAGVGNMTIVDGDTVDITNINRQLPALHSTVGKHKVEVVAERLLDINPQLNLIKINEFLNPERMDEVLDSEKFTYILDCIDSVTPKVCLMKAARRRKIKIVSSMGAGGKVDPSKVVVRDISKTHNCFLARQARKRLKKEKINKGIRCVFSTEIQNEESLKMTDGTNYKRSFYGTISYIPAIFGLYAAAEVINYLVKKD, encoded by the coding sequence ATGGATAAATACTGGCTGGAAAGAACGGAGCTATTGGTAAAGGAGAAAGGATTGGAAAAGCTTAAAAAAGCCAACGTCCTGGTTGTAGGACTGGGTGGTGTAGGGTCTTTTGCCGCTGAATTCCTTGCCAGGGCCGGAGTCGGGAATATGACGATCGTAGATGGGGATACCGTAGATATTACGAACATCAACAGGCAGCTTCCTGCATTGCATTCCACAGTGGGGAAGCATAAAGTGGAAGTGGTAGCAGAAAGGCTTCTCGATATCAATCCGCAGCTTAACCTTATCAAAATCAATGAGTTTCTTAATCCTGAAAGAATGGATGAAGTGCTGGATTCAGAAAAGTTTACTTATATTCTGGATTGTATCGACAGTGTTACACCTAAAGTCTGCCTGATGAAAGCAGCAAGAAGGAGAAAAATCAAAATTGTAAGCTCAATGGGAGCAGGTGGGAAGGTTGATCCAAGTAAAGTTGTGGTAAGAGACATCAGTAAAACTCATAATTGCTTCCTTGCGAGACAGGCGAGAAAACGATTAAAGAAGGAAAAAATAAATAAGGGAATAAGATGTGTATTCTCCACGGAGATTCAGAACGAAGAAAGCCTGAAAATGACCGACGGAACAAACTACAAAAGGTCTTTCTACGGAACCATCAGCTATATTCCTGCTATTTTCGGGCTGTATGCTGCTGCTGAAGTAATTAATTATTTAGTGAAAAAAGACTAA
- the rnpA gene encoding ribonuclease P protein component — MQNFKYPVAEKLKKKIEIGLLFEKGKWRTSGNLRIIVLKDKPALPVEDGKFGVSVSKRYFKKAVHRNRVKRLLRECYRLHKDIYREAFGEKTLAMLFWVSAEMPEKFQDVEAQFLKLCEAQKK; from the coding sequence ATGCAGAATTTTAAATATCCAGTCGCCGAAAAACTCAAAAAAAAGATCGAGATCGGTTTACTTTTCGAAAAAGGTAAATGGCGAACCTCCGGAAATCTGAGAATAATTGTTCTGAAAGACAAACCGGCACTTCCCGTAGAAGATGGCAAATTTGGAGTTTCTGTTTCGAAAAGATACTTTAAGAAGGCCGTTCACAGAAATCGTGTAAAAAGGCTTCTCAGAGAATGCTACCGACTGCATAAAGATATATACCGGGAAGCTTTCGGTGAAAAAACGCTGGCCATGTTATTCTGGGTTTCTGCAGAGATGCCTGAAAAGTTTCAGGATGTGGAAGCACAGTTTTTAAAGCTTTGTGAAGCACAAAAGAAATAA
- a CDS encoding DUF4126 domain-containing protein, protein MLDNIPYFSYIISAFIGIGLAAATGFRVFLPMFIVSLASYFYWIPMNQEFEWLAGLPTLITTGIATVAEILAYYIPFIDHLLDTISIPLATVAGSLLFASQFAELGTFPQWALALIAGGGTAATISSGFAGIRAASTATTGGLGNSVVGTTETAGAGIMSVLAMVMPVIAAVFAIILLIFVIVYGRKAWRKLSIKRKSLIRHK, encoded by the coding sequence ATGTTAGACAATATTCCCTATTTTTCGTATATCATCAGTGCCTTTATAGGTATCGGATTGGCGGCTGCTACAGGTTTCAGAGTCTTCCTCCCTATGTTCATCGTCAGTCTTGCATCTTACTTTTACTGGATTCCGATGAATCAGGAATTTGAGTGGCTTGCAGGGTTACCAACCCTTATCACCACAGGAATTGCCACGGTAGCAGAGATTCTGGCATATTATATTCCTTTTATAGATCATTTACTGGATACTATTTCCATTCCTTTGGCAACTGTAGCAGGCTCTCTGTTATTTGCCAGTCAATTTGCAGAACTGGGAACCTTTCCACAATGGGCATTGGCATTAATTGCCGGGGGAGGAACTGCTGCAACCATCAGTTCGGGATTTGCCGGGATACGGGCCGCATCTACTGCAACGACGGGAGGGCTTGGAAATTCTGTAGTAGGAACCACTGAAACGGCGGGGGCAGGAATTATGTCTGTTCTGGCGATGGTGATGCCCGTTATAGCAGCTGTTTTTGCTATAATTCTATTAATTTTCGTCATTGTTTACGGACGAAAAGCGTGGAGAAAATTAAGCATAAAAAGAAAATCACTGATCCGTCATAAATAA
- a CDS encoding LptE family protein gives MNTRIKNINLKQPLVMVMLFALLGVLNSCYSFTGSSLTDEKTVQINEFPNNASLVNPALSQQFSTDIQNRFLQRTTLKGTKENPDILIEGEITDYTIGATTISSNTTTNPSGGVIQQAQNKLTITVKVHYENKIHPDSSFDRTYSDEAAFNSNLSQSDIEASQVKIVTERIINKIFNDIVANW, from the coding sequence ATGAATACTAGAATAAAAAATATAAATCTGAAACAGCCATTAGTAATGGTGATGCTCTTTGCTTTGCTGGGAGTTTTAAATTCATGCTATAGCTTTACAGGATCCTCACTGACCGATGAGAAAACGGTTCAGATCAATGAGTTTCCTAACAATGCTTCTCTTGTAAACCCTGCATTGTCACAACAGTTTTCTACTGATATTCAGAACAGATTTCTTCAGAGAACTACATTGAAAGGAACGAAAGAAAATCCTGATATTCTCATCGAAGGAGAAATTACAGATTATACCATAGGGGCCACCACAATCAGCTCCAATACAACGACTAATCCATCCGGAGGAGTAATACAACAGGCTCAGAACAAACTGACAATCACGGTGAAAGTACATTATGAAAATAAAATACATCCGGATTCCAGTTTTGACAGAACCTATAGTGATGAAGCCGCTTTTAACAGCAACTTATCACAAAGTGACATCGAAGCTTCCCAAGTGAAGATTGTGACCGAAAGAATTATAAATAAGATATTTAACGATATTGTAGCGAATTGGTAA
- a CDS encoding DUF4013 domain-containing protein — translation MKVNVMPKPVDFKLGEYINKGFELLKKDFGNIFVAFLVCCIMSIIPFCAVLAMGNLYKYLQRIHRNQPASPGDIFDFKDFMPYFILQLIIFGGIALLYIPLIIVLALTGAMSQPDNPNPAAMIFVFPYIFIMVAAIYYFVLKAFYIVPLISLKGMNDIKTAWNISKVMTKGNLLSIFLFSLVVSLLSQIGVLACGIGIFLTMPFMYTANYFAYEDAIHQIEHDEITEIGSKNEY, via the coding sequence ATGAAAGTAAATGTAATGCCTAAACCGGTCGATTTTAAACTCGGAGAATACATTAATAAAGGATTTGAACTGTTAAAGAAAGATTTCGGAAATATTTTTGTAGCATTTTTGGTATGCTGTATTATGTCCATTATTCCTTTTTGTGCAGTATTAGCGATGGGTAATCTATATAAATACCTTCAGAGAATCCATAGAAACCAACCTGCAAGTCCCGGGGATATTTTTGATTTTAAAGATTTTATGCCGTATTTTATACTTCAGCTTATTATCTTTGGAGGAATAGCATTGCTGTATATTCCTTTGATTATTGTATTGGCATTAACAGGAGCGATGTCACAGCCGGATAATCCCAATCCTGCGGCTATGATTTTTGTCTTTCCGTATATATTCATTATGGTGGCGGCTATTTATTATTTTGTGCTGAAGGCATTTTACATCGTTCCATTAATCAGTTTAAAAGGAATGAATGATATCAAAACAGCCTGGAATATTTCAAAGGTGATGACCAAAGGAAATTTACTTTCTATTTTTCTGTTTTCGCTGGTTGTGAGTCTTTTATCACAGATAGGTGTTCTGGCTTGTGGTATAGGGATTTTTCTGACGATGCCATTTATGTATACCGCCAATTATTTTGCTTATGAAGATGCTATCCACCAAATCGAGCATGATGAAATTACTGAAATCGGATCTAAAAATGAATACTAG